A single window of Balaenoptera acutorostrata chromosome X, mBalAcu1.1, whole genome shotgun sequence DNA harbors:
- the LOC103004020 gene encoding small integral membrane protein 20 isoform X2, which produces MTLNLRTTLIFGGFMSLIGAAFYPIYFRPLMRLEEYRLEVWSDPFGRK; this is translated from the exons ATGACCCTGAACCTGCGCACCACGCTCATTTTCGGCGGCTTCATGTCCCTGATCGGCGCCGCCTTCTACCCCATCTACTTCCGGCCCCTAATGCGGCTGGAGGAATacc GGTTAGAAGTGTGGTCGGATCCATTTGGCAGGAAATGA
- the LOC103004020 gene encoding small integral membrane protein 20 isoform X1 — translation MTLNLRTTLIFGGFMSLIGAAFYPIYFRPLMRLEEAKKEQAINRAGIVQEDVQPPGLEVWSDPFGRK, via the exons ATGACCCTGAACCTGCGCACCACGCTCATTTTCGGCGGCTTCATGTCCCTGATCGGCGCCGCCTTCTACCCCATCTACTTCCGGCCCCTAATGCGGCTGGAGGA agctaagaAGGAACAAGCCATAAATCGAGCTGGTATCGTCCAAGAAGATGTGCAGCCACCAGGGTTAGAAGTGTGGTCGGATCCATTTGGCAGGAAATGA